Proteins encoded by one window of Marixanthomonas sp. SCSIO 43207:
- a CDS encoding RsiV family protein — protein MRLFFITSIIVSALFISCKQDTSEKELPENSVESPISETIATDTISEKPVDRDLKKLEGISIKQNELKTKPDEREALETLVIEKKLTKEDDLFTLKFTYPLLNEKINPAYRNFNQYITEQYVDVVGTEASILEDAELICDSIRANRFHEVRTIDYKIYNLNDKHISILFYKENFYARTLHPSLSFTCLNYDLNNASFLKYEDIFTTGSEETLRGILNDEITRQIAAGDLYYDCWELSSEDFFQYKNNFVLHDTYAEFYFDDCIVCPSYTGTYSVHVSLEKLLPVLRNYSNSPFKG, from the coding sequence ATGAGACTATTTTTTATTACCTCTATTATTGTAAGCGCTCTGTTTATTTCGTGTAAACAAGATACTTCGGAAAAAGAACTTCCTGAAAACTCCGTGGAGTCTCCAATTTCTGAAACAATAGCGACCGATACTATTTCAGAAAAACCAGTAGATCGAGATCTTAAAAAGCTAGAAGGAATTTCTATAAAACAAAACGAACTTAAAACCAAACCTGATGAACGGGAAGCTCTAGAAACACTCGTTATTGAAAAGAAACTCACAAAAGAAGATGATTTATTTACATTAAAATTTACCTATCCGCTTTTAAACGAAAAGATAAATCCTGCTTACCGAAATTTTAATCAATACATAACTGAACAATATGTCGATGTGGTAGGTACCGAAGCTTCTATCCTTGAAGATGCAGAATTAATTTGCGATAGCATTCGCGCCAATCGTTTTCACGAAGTAAGAACTATTGACTATAAAATTTACAATTTGAATGACAAACACATCAGCATTCTATTTTACAAAGAGAATTTTTATGCCAGAACACTTCATCCATCCTTGAGTTTTACGTGCCTTAATTATGATTTGAATAATGCTTCATTTCTGAAATATGAAGATATTTTTACGACAGGCAGCGAAGAAACACTTCGTGGTATTTTAAACGATGAAATAACGCGCCAAATTGCTGCGGGCGACTTGTATTATGATTGTTGGGAGCTTTCTTCAGAAGATTTTTTCCAATACAAAAACAACTTTGTTTTGCATGATACGTATGCTGAGTTTTACTTTGATGATTGTATTGTTTGTCCTTCTTATACAGGAACATATTCGGTGCACGTTTCATTAGAAAAATTACTTCCGGTTTTACGTAACTACAGTAACAGTCCTTTTAAAGGCTAA
- a CDS encoding universal stress protein yields MKTILIPTDFSNNAYEALFYSAKLYSEHTTNFILLYSYEDEVSHLTSRVDIGKSEKIVDQIITRVEKQGAELIDKVRNNLGNAAHTFRFIATGMSVYRAVKKLITQENVSLMVMGTKGKTADENILVGSTTLQMIKKLKTCPLLVVPEKVNFVAPFKIGFATDFTEYSNLAHAEPLTELINSFHSSLEVIHVGEQNTLTEAQQTHLALLKKNTESFNTHFHFLKKEQSISKTIQKFVEKEDIDLLVLVYRKHNMIMKLFREPVINKLSGADRTLKLIIPQE; encoded by the coding sequence ATGAAAACAATTTTAATTCCTACCGATTTTTCAAATAACGCCTATGAAGCGTTGTTTTATTCTGCCAAGTTGTATAGTGAGCATACCACAAATTTTATTTTGTTATATTCATATGAAGATGAGGTAAGTCACTTAACCAGCCGTGTTGATATAGGAAAGAGCGAAAAAATAGTAGACCAAATCATCACTCGGGTTGAAAAACAAGGCGCCGAACTTATTGATAAGGTAAGAAACAACTTGGGAAATGCGGCACATACATTTCGGTTTATAGCCACAGGGATGAGTGTGTATAGAGCTGTAAAAAAACTCATTACGCAAGAAAATGTTTCGTTAATGGTCATGGGAACCAAAGGAAAAACAGCAGATGAAAACATATTGGTAGGTAGTACTACCTTACAAATGATTAAAAAACTAAAAACGTGTCCGTTGCTAGTCGTGCCCGAAAAGGTAAATTTTGTTGCACCTTTTAAGATAGGATTTGCAACAGACTTTACAGAATATTCAAATCTGGCTCATGCGGAACCGTTAACAGAGTTAATTAACAGTTTTCATTCCTCTCTAGAAGTTATTCATGTGGGTGAGCAAAATACACTTACTGAAGCTCAGCAAACCCATTTAGCTCTTCTGAAGAAAAACACAGAATCCTTTAATACACACTTTCATTTTCTGAAAAAAGAACAATCTATTTCAAAAACCATTCAGAAGTTTGTAGAAAAGGAAGATATTGATTTGCTCGTGTTGGTTTACAGAAAACACAATATGATTATGAAACTTTTCAGAGAACCGGTTATTAATAAATTAAGTGGCGCAGACCGCACCTTGAAGCTTATCATTCCACAAGAATAA
- a CDS encoding ATP cone domain-containing protein yields MKKTTEIVKSSGKKVSFSISKLENSLRRSGAKEALIKKIVNTVRDELYQGISTKEIYNRAYTMLQKEGGHLASKYKLKKAIYELGPTGFPFEKFVAAIFANEGYHVAVGKTMSGKCVDHEVDIEAKNETKNHIVAECKFHGEEGRNCDVKIPLYIHARFQDIAFQHKNTLTGYVVTNTRFSKDAEQFALCAGLYLLSWDYPKGNGLKDKIDLLKLYPITVSTLLSKREKQFLLSRDVVLCKDLLHDRFYLDHLGISENRKKRILNEIECLCKIHTEYD; encoded by the coding sequence ATGAAAAAGACAACTGAAATAGTAAAATCATCTGGTAAGAAAGTGTCTTTTTCTATATCCAAACTTGAAAACTCATTGCGACGCAGTGGAGCAAAAGAGGCGTTGATTAAAAAAATTGTAAACACAGTACGTGATGAATTATATCAAGGAATTTCTACTAAAGAAATTTATAACCGAGCTTACACAATGCTTCAAAAAGAAGGCGGGCATTTGGCATCTAAGTATAAGCTTAAAAAAGCTATTTATGAATTGGGCCCTACAGGATTTCCGTTTGAAAAATTTGTAGCGGCTATTTTTGCCAATGAAGGGTATCACGTTGCTGTAGGAAAAACCATGTCTGGAAAATGTGTAGACCATGAAGTAGACATTGAGGCTAAAAACGAAACAAAAAACCACATTGTGGCGGAGTGTAAATTTCATGGAGAGGAAGGAAGAAATTGCGATGTGAAAATACCTTTATACATACACGCTCGGTTTCAAGATATTGCTTTTCAACATAAAAATACCTTAACCGGTTATGTGGTTACCAATACGCGCTTTAGTAAAGACGCAGAACAATTTGCACTCTGTGCAGGCTTGTACTTGTTGAGCTGGGATTACCCAAAAGGCAACGGTTTAAAAGACAAGATTGACTTATTAAAATTATATCCTATTACTGTTTCAACCCTGTTAAGTAAACGAGAAAAACAATTTTTATTAAGTAGAGATGTGGTGCTCTGTAAAGACCTGCTTCATGATAGGTTTTACTTAGATCACTTAGGTATTTCTGAAAATAGGAAAAAGCGTATTTTAAACGAAATAGAATGTCTCTGTAAAATTCATACCGAATATGACTAA
- a CDS encoding MBL fold metallo-hydrolase RNA specificity domain-containing protein — translation MTNISIQFLGAASTVTGSKFYIQTPEHTLLIDCGMFQGLKSLREENWKPLPVEVSAVDTILLTHGHLDHTGYIPRLVQQGFQGTIYGTAPTLAVTKIILEDSAKIHEEEAEKANQEKYSKHQPALPFYTRSDVEKSLTFFKAVETDFWKPITKHIRVRFCYNGHIIGSTYIELELYGKRFVFSGDIGRVNDSLLYSPQKPKRADYLFLESTYGNRLHPQEDSTAILSKIINQVIQERGTLIIPSFAVERMQTLMFLLWNLYEQNKIPNIPIFVDSPMGTNVVSVFEQFSDWHRLSPQSFRRMKKRFYITQSYADTWKTIDNPRPKIVMTGSGMLTGGRVLTYLQHYIDKSTTRILMVGYQAEGTRGRQLLEGAHELKIYGKYYPVKAQIHRLESLSAHADQRGILDWLENITNNVQDVFLIHGEPTAQDMLRVKIRDRFGWRVSIPKLYEKKTIRVSD, via the coding sequence ATGACTAATATTTCAATTCAGTTTTTGGGTGCGGCATCGACAGTAACAGGTTCAAAATTTTACATACAAACTCCAGAACATACCCTTTTAATAGATTGTGGTATGTTTCAAGGACTCAAAAGCTTACGAGAAGAAAATTGGAAACCACTTCCAGTTGAGGTTTCAGCAGTTGATACTATACTCTTAACACATGGCCATTTGGATCATACAGGGTATATTCCTCGGTTGGTACAACAAGGATTTCAAGGTACTATTTACGGTACTGCGCCTACGCTGGCCGTTACTAAAATTATATTAGAAGATAGTGCCAAAATCCATGAAGAAGAAGCTGAAAAGGCAAACCAAGAAAAGTATAGTAAACATCAACCAGCTCTTCCTTTTTATACGAGAAGTGATGTAGAAAAATCACTCACCTTTTTTAAGGCTGTTGAAACAGACTTTTGGAAACCCATCACAAAACACATACGAGTACGATTTTGTTATAACGGTCATATTATTGGTTCAACGTATATAGAATTAGAACTCTACGGAAAACGATTTGTGTTTTCTGGAGATATAGGAAGGGTTAATGATTCATTATTATATTCGCCCCAAAAACCTAAACGGGCAGACTATCTTTTTTTAGAAAGCACCTATGGCAATCGATTGCATCCACAAGAAGATAGTACAGCTATTCTTTCCAAAATAATAAATCAAGTTATTCAGGAAAGAGGTACGTTGATCATCCCTTCTTTTGCAGTTGAAAGAATGCAAACGTTGATGTTTTTATTATGGAATTTATACGAACAAAATAAAATACCTAATATTCCAATTTTTGTAGATAGCCCTATGGGTACCAATGTGGTGTCTGTATTTGAACAATTTTCAGATTGGCATCGTCTCTCGCCACAATCATTCCGAAGAATGAAAAAGCGATTTTACATCACTCAATCCTATGCAGATACTTGGAAAACCATCGACAACCCCAGGCCTAAAATTGTGATGACTGGTAGCGGTATGCTTACTGGAGGTAGGGTATTAACCTATTTGCAGCACTATATAGACAAATCCACTACACGTATTTTGATGGTAGGCTATCAAGCAGAGGGAACCCGTGGAAGGCAACTTTTGGAAGGAGCTCACGAACTTAAAATATACGGCAAGTATTACCCCGTTAAAGCACAAATTCATCGTTTAGAAAGTTTGTCGGCACACGCAGACCAACGAGGAATATTAGATTGGTTAGAAAATATTACAAATAACGTACAGGACGTTTTTTTAATTCATGGAGAACCAACAGCTCAAGATATGCTACGTGTTAAGATACGGGATCGTTTTGGGTGGCGAGTAAGCATTCCGAAGCTATATGAAAAGAAAACTATACGTGTTTCTGATTAG
- a CDS encoding universal stress protein, with amino-acid sequence MLTILLPTDFSENSKNAIRYALDFFSEATCTFYFLNVQKSSEFIMDDFYTADPNKDIYTTLLEDNKNKLQKFVEEFEKTYSHENFTFKQKVDYDGLTASIKQILEDTPIDVLVMGSNGATGALEVVFGSNTLQVMREIDCPLLIVPEGYEYKPIASVLFTLHHNENLELHKMSMLFSLLTFKKAKLEVLDVHDDPFFSPQTQEPESIKKAFEGFSYHFHQVSGITAPVATDAFIQLFEVGMHAIFSTKESFFERFLFGSENKQLGYRTRIPLLMLSHSD; translated from the coding sequence ATGTTAACAATTTTATTGCCTACCGATTTTTCTGAAAATTCTAAAAATGCCATACGGTATGCCTTAGATTTTTTTTCAGAAGCGACTTGTACCTTTTATTTTTTGAATGTTCAGAAATCATCAGAATTTATCATGGATGATTTTTACACTGCTGATCCCAATAAAGATATATACACTACCCTACTGGAAGACAATAAAAATAAGCTTCAGAAATTTGTAGAAGAATTTGAAAAGACATACAGTCATGAAAACTTTACATTCAAACAAAAAGTAGATTATGATGGTCTCACGGCGTCTATAAAACAGATACTTGAAGATACGCCTATAGACGTATTGGTTATGGGTAGTAATGGAGCTACCGGAGCTCTAGAAGTTGTTTTTGGCAGTAATACATTGCAAGTGATGCGCGAAATTGACTGTCCTTTACTTATTGTTCCTGAAGGCTATGAATATAAACCTATAGCTTCGGTATTATTTACCTTACATCACAATGAAAACCTAGAACTGCATAAAATGAGTATGCTATTTTCATTGCTCACATTCAAAAAAGCAAAGCTTGAGGTTCTAGATGTTCATGATGATCCTTTTTTTAGCCCTCAAACACAAGAACCTGAAAGTATAAAAAAAGCATTTGAAGGTTTTTCTTATCATTTTCATCAAGTATCGGGTATTACCGCTCCTGTAGCTACCGATGCTTTTATTCAACTTTTTGAAGTAGGCATGCACGCTATTTTTTCAACCAAAGAGAGTTTTTTTGAACGGTTTTTATTTGGTTCAGAAAATAAACAATTGGGCTACCGCACACGCATACCGTTATTGATGCTCTCGCATAGTGATTAA
- a CDS encoding NAD(P) transhydrogenase subunit alpha — MEKIGLVKEPSFENRICFLPKELKRLTQEFDLDFFVEFGFGDDLDIPDTDFEKVGAKILTRETILNESDYILSINDLSDTVVDEKHNTRIGIFNMFYYPERIEKFLNKNTTVYSLDLLPRTTLAQSMDVLSSMASLAGYKAVLKATSYYNGAIPMFTTAAGTLNPAKVLVLGAGVAGLQAIATAKRLGAIVEAFDVRKSAGEEVRSLGAKFVEVEGAQDAKDAGGYAVAQTEQYLKRQKEVIHNRIQNADIVICTANIPGKKAPLLVEKTAIEAMKPGSVIVDMAAEQGGNCEMSRAGQILQHNQVTIIGDSNLSRGVPQAASQLLSTNYYNFLKYVLHATKDGDVLLEKSKVIDKGILTNPVLINKLELA; from the coding sequence ATGGAAAAAATAGGATTGGTTAAAGAGCCTTCATTTGAAAATAGAATCTGTTTTTTGCCTAAAGAACTTAAGCGATTAACACAAGAGTTTGATTTAGATTTTTTTGTAGAGTTTGGATTTGGAGATGATTTGGATATTCCAGATACAGACTTTGAGAAAGTAGGGGCTAAAATTCTAACCCGAGAAACTATTTTAAACGAGTCAGATTATATACTCTCAATAAATGATTTAAGTGATACTGTTGTTGACGAGAAACACAATACCCGTATTGGTATCTTTAATATGTTTTATTATCCAGAACGAATTGAAAAGTTTCTAAATAAAAACACTACTGTTTACAGTTTAGATTTATTACCTCGTACTACCTTGGCTCAATCTATGGATGTATTGTCTTCCATGGCATCACTAGCAGGATACAAAGCAGTATTGAAAGCAACCTCATATTATAATGGAGCAATTCCTATGTTTACTACTGCAGCCGGAACACTCAATCCTGCAAAGGTATTGGTGTTAGGTGCTGGAGTAGCAGGATTACAAGCCATTGCTACAGCAAAACGCCTTGGTGCAATAGTAGAAGCATTTGACGTGCGTAAATCTGCAGGAGAAGAAGTAAGAAGTCTAGGTGCCAAATTTGTAGAAGTAGAAGGTGCTCAAGATGCCAAAGACGCGGGAGGGTATGCGGTTGCACAAACAGAACAATACTTAAAACGTCAAAAGGAAGTAATTCACAACCGAATTCAAAATGCCGATATCGTTATTTGTACGGCTAATATACCCGGAAAAAAAGCTCCTCTTTTAGTAGAAAAAACTGCAATCGAAGCCATGAAACCAGGATCTGTAATTGTAGATATGGCAGCAGAACAGGGAGGAAATTGTGAGATGAGCCGCGCAGGACAAATTTTACAGCATAATCAAGTTACAATAATAGGTGACTCAAACTTATCTCGAGGAGTACCGCAAGCAGCATCACAGCTATTATCTACAAATTATTATAACTTTTTAAAATACGTGTTACATGCTACCAAAGATGGTGATGTGTTATTAGAAAAGAGCAAAGTTATTGATAAAGGAATTTTAACCAACCCAGTATTAATTAATAAACTTGAACTAGCTTAA
- a CDS encoding NAD(P) transhydrogenase subunit alpha, whose product MEFIQNNLDVIYFVIFCVFIGIEVIANVPAILHTPLMSGANAISGVIMVGAIIMMFQIPPTNYITLTVGGIAVFLGALNISGGFFVTGRMLKMFNTKK is encoded by the coding sequence ATGGAATTTATTCAAAACAATCTTGACGTTATTTATTTTGTCATTTTTTGTGTTTTTATAGGAATAGAAGTAATCGCAAATGTACCTGCCATCCTTCATACTCCGCTAATGTCTGGTGCCAATGCTATTAGTGGAGTAATTATGGTAGGAGCTATAATAATGATGTTTCAAATACCTCCCACTAATTATATTACACTAACAGTAGGTGGTATTGCTGTTTTTTTGGGTGCCTTGAATATATCGGGAGGCTTTTTTGTTACCGGTAGAATGCTAAAAATGTTCAACACCAAAAAATAG
- a CDS encoding NAD(P)(+) transhydrogenase (Re/Si-specific) subunit beta, protein MNALIEVGYLLTTVTFLGGLKFMSSPKYAKAGNTLAAIGMILAVLCTFWLLTSQTVPTINLLIVFGAILLGSVGGKIMAAKVEMTAMPQLVSLFNATGGGCAMLLGIVEAIQIKENPTSLGMQILLLLGLVTGAVAASGSVVAYGKLAGKIKDNRKGIIVLGSRVLLISIIVIPLLYFLGGIPLSFEVIAYVMAAIALLYGVLFVLPIGGADMPVVISLLNSITGIATALAGLVYANKAMIAGGIFVGAAGILLTLLMCKAMNRSLLKVLAGKFKKGKVAESTEAQNIKEIAVSETAMQLSFANKIAIIPGYGLAVAQGQHLCSQLHQLLEKQDTQVDFIIHPVAGRMPGHMNVLLAEANIDYEYLKEMDQVNSDMDKYDVVLIIGANDVVNPAAEINPDSPIYGMPIIKAHKSKQVVVMKRGMSKGYAGVANDLFGMNNCSLLFGDAKDSLQNLINQLKLL, encoded by the coding sequence ATGAATGCATTAATTGAAGTAGGTTATTTATTAACTACAGTTACATTTTTAGGAGGACTAAAATTTATGAGTTCACCAAAATATGCAAAAGCAGGAAATACATTAGCAGCGATAGGAATGATTCTTGCAGTTTTGTGTACATTCTGGTTACTCACTTCGCAAACAGTACCAACTATTAATCTTCTCATCGTGTTTGGAGCAATTTTATTAGGCTCGGTGGGAGGAAAAATTATGGCGGCAAAAGTTGAAATGACTGCTATGCCTCAATTAGTATCTCTATTCAATGCTACCGGAGGAGGATGTGCTATGCTTTTAGGGATTGTTGAAGCCATACAAATAAAAGAGAACCCTACATCTTTAGGAATGCAAATTTTACTTCTTTTAGGTTTAGTAACCGGAGCTGTAGCAGCTTCAGGAAGCGTTGTAGCCTATGGTAAACTAGCAGGAAAAATAAAAGACAACCGCAAAGGTATTATAGTACTTGGTTCGCGGGTATTGTTAATATCTATTATAGTTATACCATTACTTTACTTTTTGGGCGGTATCCCTCTTTCTTTTGAGGTTATTGCATATGTTATGGCAGCAATAGCTTTATTATATGGAGTTTTATTTGTTTTACCTATTGGCGGGGCCGATATGCCGGTGGTAATCTCCCTTTTAAATTCTATCACAGGAATTGCTACCGCATTGGCAGGACTTGTTTATGCAAATAAAGCCATGATTGCAGGCGGTATTTTTGTAGGAGCAGCCGGAATATTATTGACTCTTTTAATGTGTAAAGCGATGAACCGTTCTTTATTAAAAGTACTGGCAGGAAAGTTTAAAAAAGGTAAAGTTGCTGAAAGTACCGAAGCGCAAAACATTAAAGAAATAGCTGTTTCTGAAACAGCGATGCAATTATCCTTTGCCAATAAAATAGCTATTATTCCTGGGTATGGTCTTGCTGTGGCTCAAGGGCAACACTTGTGCAGTCAATTACATCAATTATTAGAAAAACAAGATACTCAAGTAGATTTTATTATTCATCCCGTAGCAGGTAGAATGCCGGGACATATGAATGTTTTACTCGCTGAAGCAAACATAGATTATGAATACCTTAAAGAAATGGATCAAGTAAATAGTGATATGGATAAATATGATGTGGTATTAATTATAGGAGCAAACGATGTTGTAAATCCGGCTGCCGAAATCAATCCTGATAGTCCCATTTATGGTATGCCTATTATAAAAGCCCATAAGAGTAAACAAGTAGTGGTTATGAAACGAGGTATGAGTAAAGGATATGCGGGAGTTGCCAATGATCTCTTCGGAATGAACAACTGTAGTTTATTGTTTGGCGATGCAAAGGATTCATTACAAAATCTAATTAACCAACTCAAATTACTTTAA
- a CDS encoding sensor histidine kinase, producing the protein MSHTETALKERIKELTCLYEVSSIIVNADIAEVKDTLTAIAYSVKKAFQFPKYTEIAIQTPDTTFKTGIINEKLGLTASITIFNKPEGKIIASLTDKSTFLREEQQLLDNVALKIGNLLERIEINNKEASLKRQMERADRLSIIGEITAGIAHELNTPLANILGFAELLKDEFKNQENASKDVDKIIHNAIFSREVVKKLMFFACEMPQEMKRVNIVPTIKEAISLLDATFRKEQVKYVVRIQEEEMWLKADQIQLTQIIFNLIINAIYFSPKNGLVTIKAYQSPTESVLSIQDEGPGISEEALDKIFQPFYSTKPTGDGSGLGLSVVHGIVLSHKGTIKAENNIDKGATFTVRLPKS; encoded by the coding sequence ATGTCTCATACCGAAACAGCTCTTAAAGAACGTATTAAAGAATTAACATGTCTGTATGAAGTATCTTCTATAATTGTCAATGCAGACATAGCAGAAGTGAAAGATACCTTAACAGCTATTGCCTATAGTGTAAAGAAAGCTTTTCAATTTCCGAAGTATACAGAAATAGCTATACAAACACCAGATACTACATTTAAAACCGGAATCATTAATGAAAAGTTAGGCCTCACAGCTTCTATAACTATTTTTAATAAACCCGAAGGAAAAATTATTGCTTCACTTACAGATAAAAGTACTTTTTTAAGAGAAGAACAACAATTGCTTGACAACGTTGCTTTAAAAATTGGAAACCTACTAGAACGTATAGAAATAAACAATAAAGAAGCTTCATTAAAAAGACAAATGGAACGTGCAGACCGACTAAGCATAATAGGAGAAATTACAGCCGGTATAGCACACGAACTAAATACACCATTGGCAAATATATTGGGCTTTGCAGAGTTGCTTAAAGATGAATTCAAAAATCAAGAGAATGCTTCAAAGGATGTAGACAAAATCATTCACAACGCTATTTTTTCTAGAGAAGTAGTAAAAAAATTAATGTTTTTTGCGTGTGAAATGCCTCAAGAAATGAAACGAGTAAATATAGTTCCTACTATAAAAGAAGCAATTAGCTTACTCGATGCTACCTTCAGAAAAGAGCAAGTAAAGTATGTGGTGCGTATTCAAGAGGAAGAAATGTGGCTTAAGGCAGATCAAATACAGCTTACACAAATCATATTTAACCTTATTATCAATGCCATATACTTTTCACCAAAAAACGGATTAGTTACAATTAAAGCATATCAATCCCCAACCGAGAGTGTTTTGAGTATTCAAGATGAAGGTCCTGGTATTTCAGAAGAAGCATTGGATAAAATTTTTCAACCATTTTATAGTACCAAACCTACGGGTGATGGATCGGGTCTTGGGCTTAGTGTAGTACACGGGATTGTATTGAGTCACAAAGGAACAATCAAAGCCGAAAATAATATCGATAAAGGTGCTACCTTTACCGTTAGACTTCCAAAATCATAA
- a CDS encoding sigma-54 dependent transcriptional regulator, translating into MQLRNENILIVDDDIDILELLQRHLRSWNFHVYRAVSVKEAVSILRDTRIDLLITDLKMPEVDGFELIKFVSEHYPNLPKLIVTGYPSVQDSLTAIKSGVVAYLTKPFTKDELKSAIHNSLNTEHKKGASLTNPTKGNTSDSSQKKEPYGDIIGTSDKIKEVIQVIERVKDNKATIFIKGESGTGKELVARAIHYKGKFSRSPFIAVNCGAIPENLLEAELFGYMKGAFTGAEKNRDGFFQAAHGGTIFLDEIGNASAAVQARLLRVLQEKEVVKVGAQKAEKIDVRIIAATNSDLKEMIKKDTFREDLFYRLTVVEIQVAPLRARKSDIPLLVDKFLFKYGVEYKDRFIKISAEALEVLRRYDWPGNIRELENIIQRAVIMCDGTITIDHLPNSLKFNIDFPEEELLPLKQIEIQYIKKVLRATNNNKTKAAEILGIDRKTIRQKLSE; encoded by the coding sequence ATGCAATTACGCAACGAAAATATACTTATTGTTGATGATGATATTGATATTTTAGAACTTTTACAACGTCATTTGCGATCTTGGAACTTCCATGTCTATAGAGCTGTTTCTGTTAAAGAAGCAGTGAGTATTTTACGAGATACCCGCATTGATTTACTTATTACTGATTTAAAAATGCCTGAAGTTGATGGATTTGAACTTATAAAATTTGTCTCAGAGCATTACCCTAATCTACCCAAATTAATTGTAACAGGATATCCTTCGGTTCAAGACTCACTTACAGCTATTAAATCTGGAGTTGTTGCATATTTAACAAAGCCATTCACCAAAGATGAGCTTAAATCAGCCATACATAACTCCTTAAATACAGAACATAAAAAAGGAGCAAGTTTGACTAATCCTACCAAAGGAAACACTTCTGATAGTTCTCAAAAAAAAGAACCCTATGGTGATATCATTGGTACTTCAGATAAAATAAAAGAAGTAATACAAGTTATTGAACGTGTAAAAGATAACAAAGCAACTATATTTATAAAAGGAGAAAGCGGAACCGGAAAAGAACTTGTTGCTAGGGCAATTCATTATAAAGGTAAATTTTCTAGATCGCCTTTTATAGCTGTAAATTGTGGTGCCATTCCTGAAAACTTACTTGAAGCAGAACTCTTTGGTTATATGAAAGGAGCTTTTACGGGAGCCGAAAAAAATAGAGACGGTTTTTTTCAAGCTGCCCATGGCGGAACCATTTTTTTGGATGAAATAGGAAATGCTTCAGCCGCTGTGCAAGCCAGATTACTTAGGGTATTGCAAGAAAAGGAGGTGGTAAAAGTAGGAGCTCAAAAAGCAGAAAAAATAGACGTTCGTATTATTGCTGCTACCAATAGTGACTTAAAAGAAATGATCAAAAAAGACACCTTTAGGGAAGATCTTTTTTACAGATTAACAGTTGTTGAAATACAGGTTGCTCCACTTAGAGCGCGTAAAAGTGATATACCTCTATTAGTTGATAAATTTTTGTTTAAATACGGAGTAGAATATAAAGACCGTTTTATAAAAATAAGTGCCGAAGCTCTTGAAGTTTTACGTAGGTATGATTGGCCTGGAAATATTAGAGAACTTGAAAATATTATACAACGAGCGGTCATTATGTGTGATGGTACGATAACCATTGATCATTTACCCAATTCATTAAAATTTAATATTGACTTTCCTGAAGAAGAACTACTTCCTTTAAAGCAAATAGAGATACAGTATATTAAAAAAGTTCTTCGAGCAACAAATAATAATAAAACCAAAGCTGCTGAAATATTAGGTATAGACCGCAAAACGATTCGGCAAAAGCTTTCAGAATAA